The Melanotaenia boesemani isolate fMelBoe1 chromosome 12, fMelBoe1.pri, whole genome shotgun sequence genome contains the following window.
GAGGGTCTTTTTTAAAGATTGGTAACAGATGGCTTGGTGGTTAGCATTTTGTTGAGTTGCAGCATCAGTCTTTTCTGATGTCTGCCAAAAACTAGAGGGCAAAAGACAGATTGAGACTTCCTTCAGTTCTTCAGTCCTCaaacacaaaaggaaaacatttgcaGACGGCTCTTTCTTATTGGGTCAATACCCAAAGGCAGTTCtattgaaaaaagttttttttttttgcacttcatatgtatttgttcacagcagaataTTTCTAGCTTGTTGTAGTGTGTGGTTTTTGTGGTGAACGTACATAGCCACTAAGAAAGACTAACAAAAGCTGGTGCTGCCTGTGGCTGTTCTCTGTCATATCTCAGATCTAAGGAATGATATTGTAGACCCAGTTTGGCTGAGGCTCAAAGCAGTAGTTATGTTTATTTATGCATATATAGGTTAAATCTGCAGTGGTGCAAAGTAATTTAAGGAAGCCTTTACTGCATGGTTGGTAATCCTAACGCTAAACATCGAGCGATCAAGTAAATTAAAAGGGAATTAATGTTATGCAAGCTACACAAGgatgatttaaatttaaactaaacttCACCAGCTTTGGTATTTAAcgtttaaaagatttaaagttGTTCTTTTGTCTTTCCAGGTGCCTGTGGATGACTCTGTGGGTTTACTAACTGAGCCCCAGGTGGCCATGTTCTGTGGGAAGCTCAATATGCACATCAATGTACAGAGTGGCAAATGGGAGCCCGACCCCTCTGGAACCAAGAGCTGCATTAGCACCAAGGAGGGCATTCTGCAATACTGCCAACAGGTATTTAAGACAGACAGCactgcagagaaagagagaaatagAACAGAGAGAATAAACAGATCGAACAGGAATGCGAGTAATGtgggaagagaaataaaatttaacttttttatcgACAGGTGTACCCTGAGCTACAGATCACAAATGTTGTGGAGGCCAACCAACCAGTTAGCATTCCTAACTGGTGCAAGAAAGGCCGCAAGCAATGCcgcagtcacacacacattgtagTGCCATATCGCTGCCTAGGTAAGCAGTTGTACCAGTACAATTGAAATGCATGTTAGCgagtgtgttttctgtgtataAATGTGTGAATTAATCCATGCcaagaataaaagaataattatGTTGCAGTTGGGGAGTTTGTTAGCGACGCCCTGCTGGTTCCAGACAAGTGTAAGTTCCTGCACAAGGAACTAATGGATCAGTGTGAGAGCCACCTGCACTGGCACACTGTAGCCAAAGAGGTGAGGCTAGGCAGAAATTAATATCACTGTCCAGAGCTCACGCTACCTAGAATGCCCCACTGTCACTGTAGTTGTTATTGACTTTTAGCCGCCTTTTGCCTTTCTTCTTTACTACCCGGTTTTCTGATAGCTCACACTGAATAACTTAGCAGTtgtaaatgtctttttcttcctAATTCTATTTGGTATTAACCCACTCTGCTTCTATCCTCTGATATGCGCTCCTTTTATCCCATATCCCTGTCAGAGTGGCTGTTAACTGTCATATATTAACTTATTAAAGCAAtatcagtaaaaaataaaatacagataaGGCTTCAAGGTCCAACACCATGAGTTAAATTTTACCAATGTACTTCTGGAATGAATGActgttaatatttaaatatatttctgctttttaaatagTCCTGTGGTGACCGTTCAATGAATCTCCATGACTACGGGATGCTGTTGCCGTGTGGTATTGATCGCTTCCGAGGGGTAGAGTTTGTGTGCTGCCCTGTGGAGGCAGAACGTGAGTTAGACAGCATGGAACAAGAAGGGGAGGAATCTGACGTGTGGTGGGGCGGAGCTGAGGCTGAATACCCCGATAACAGGTATCATTGCTCCCAAAGTTTAAttcacaagcacacacatggacacacacttTTTGATAGACAGACTTGAAccagctgctctgtctgcagcatGACACGTCCAGCTGACACCGAGCCAGCCACcgcagaggatgatgaagacgaGGACGAAGAGGCAGAAACCTATGACAGGGATGAGGATGCAGATGGGGACGAAGAGGATGACGAGGAAGAAGACGTTGATGTGATGGATGAGCGAGATAGCGATGAGCGCAATGCTAACATCGCTATgacaaccaccaccaccaccaccactgaATCTGTTGAGGAAGTTGTGCGAGGTAAGAGATCAGTTGGACTCTTTGTATACATTCATCCAATCAGTTAGGTTCTTCATCTCGTGCTCtggtttcatttttgttttccattaaatTCAAAAGctcactttatttttctttaattttttctgtgATGTGTAATTTAATTTTGCCTGTGTGTACATTACCTCAGCGGTTTGTTGGGCTCCTGCTGAGTCAGGCCCGTGTCACGCCATGCTGGAGCGTTGGTACTTCGTGCCTAAGAAGGGCCGTTGTGCTCCCTTCTTattcgggggctgtgggggcaaCAGGAATAACTTTATGTCGGAGGATTACTGCCTGGCTGTCTGCAGCAGCTCGTGTAAGTCGCAGAACTGGAGCCAAACCCTGAAGTGTCCGCCTCATCAGCCTCATTCGTGGCTGCTGCAgactgtttttctgtctcattaATTACTCTTTCTGTCTCCCACCATTCTGAGTTTTTAAGATCTTAACGACTAATAACaggattcattcatttatagtCATGTGTCAACTACgacattatattattttttttataaaagaccCATAAACTTACCTCTCACTGGAGAGCACGTTTTCCCTTAATGCTTACACATGGGGgacaaattaaaggaaaaatgtctATCTGAGGTGCTGGGCCACCACTTGATTTGGAGATATGCATTGGCATTTATGACACAAGTCTTAGGGATTATCCTACATGGGTGTAGTATTAATAGGCAGTTGTTTAACATAGTTCAGTATCTCTCATAAGTGTTTAGCTGAGATATTTGGACTGCAAATATCATATCCTCATACATACTGAATgatcgatccatccatccatccagccatccagccATACATTCATTTTCTCTAGCTGGAGCCtctcccagcaattagcagatgAGAGTCAGGGTACACCCTGGGCCGGACTCCATTCTATCCATAAAAGAGACAACATGAAGACTGAAAAGTGTCCTGATAGAATCAGGTTGATCCTTTGCAGTGTTTGTTCCCTTTAAGGGGAATAACTGAGCCAAACCATGTAaaataacccccccccccccccccccccccccccccccccccccccccccccctccccctcacaGCACAATAGAATCGTGGGCTTCCCTTTACATTAGGTGTCAATTATTCAGTCTTCCTTTAATTAGTCATTCATATAATGGAAagctaagaaaaaaatcaccagATTAGTTGAAAACATGAATCAAAGTGAAAGCCTGATAATAATTAAGCAACAATTTTCTAGGTTTTTCTACTTGTCAGCAAATCCCTTGAAAAACGTTAACAATAGATGAGAAGATCTACACTGCCCTGAAGTCTGTTTGCAGAATATGAAACTGCTGCCTGCAGCACGTTAGGTTAAAACAACGAAACAGAGTTCAACAGCTGACTCGGCTGCTTTCTGTTTCTTAGCTTAATATGAAGCTACCACCAATCAGTCCTTGGTAGTAGCATACTGTTTGTACTTAATTCTGACAGGAGTAAATAGAGCAAAAGTCAGTTATGATCCAGTGCTTATTTGAGCCCATCACACCTGTAAGTAATGCACCGAGGTTCAGTAAGCTGTAGTCCCTGTGAACTTAGTAAATCAAATCCTGCCATCCAACGCAACAGGTAACTTTAGACAGTGCTACTGGGATTATAgccaaacagaataatttaaaatgaattttattatttaaaaaaataaatatattgttttgtgtgatttgttGACAAGAAGGAAAATCAGTGAAATTGACAACTGTATTATTTTAACAGCTACTTTCCttttcatgacactgactgtaGCGATGTTTATACCCAGAAATGAAAGATAGATGTCAGTCTGCTGTGTAAAAGCCCGCAGATCACATCCCAGATGGAAAGTGTTTATGACACAGTCACATAGATTAGTCCCCCATCTCCAAATTAATCAGCTACACATTTAGGTATTTCTGACTAGCATCACTAACTGATACTTCTCACAGCATGAGGattgaacaacaaaaaaatttgaacagtgtcagtgtgtgtctgcatgcatTTCTGTTCATATTGTGTCTGCATGCTTTGCTCTGTAGTACACCCTGTTGAGGTCTTTTGTCTGcttctgcagctctgcagtAGCCTGAGCCAGAAGCTGATTCTGTATTGATGTGTTCAATTTGTCTTAACCAGCTGAGTGTGTTTACAGCTAAAGTGTGTTTGTTGAATGGGGAAAACTCTTTTAAAGGTTAAATGGGTTTATTTACTAATATCACCCCTTGTACTCCTCAGTGGTACAGTCTACCCTGATTGTGACTCAGCACTTTGCATCTTATCTACAGAGTCccacaataaacacaaacacagatgaacacacactcactcatcCTGGAAAATTCATCACTCTTTGTCCCCTGATAACCCGTGCATCTTTAATCTGATGTGTGTatattataaaacacatttctgtgtgtaccTAACCTTATCTTAACCCACATGTGTATCAAAGTACTATGTAATGTTGGCTCTTTGGAATGCATTGTATGTTGACAGATATCACTCTTTATCAgctctttttacttttcatgcatcctctttatttgttattgtttaagTCTCTCTGGTTCATGTCATTTTGCTCTGGACTTGATTCGTCCCTTTGTTCCCTTCCAGTGCCCACCACTGCACCCAGTCCTCCAGATGCTGTGGATCAGTACCTTGAATCTCCTGGAGACGACAATGAACACACCTTCTTCCAGAAGGCCAAAGAAAGCCTGGAGGCCAGACACCGAGAAAAGATGTCCCAGGTATGTGTGTTTTCACCCTAAACATCTCCCTTTGGAAGTTCAAATGTCTGATTTGACATACATAGATATGTCACTATGCAGTAGTTTGTCTTTCAAATCACTCTTGTAATGTCCAGGTGATGAGGGAGTGGGAGGAGGCTGAGAAAAAGGCTAAGAACCTTCCACGTGCTGACAAAAAAGCTGTCATCCAGGTAGTCATGATCTTAAAACTTCTGCTGTAAACAAAGGTGGTTAGTCAATTTCAAAAATAATTCCATTAGTTTTCCAATTTAATATTTCAATGATAAAGAAGTGAGCGGATCAGAGTATCTGTTACATATATAAAGCAGAGTATCAGGTATTTGAATGTTTCATGCATTTTTCCTCTCTCATCACTTAATGCAAATGTCTATTTCCTTGCATGCGGCACTCtgctttatgttattttgtcaATGCTGCATATCTGCAGCACTTCCAGGAGAAGGTGGAGGCCTTGGAGCAGGAGGCAGCAGGGGAGAGACAGCAGCTGGTGGAGACGCATATGGCCCGGGTGGAAGCTCTGCTCAACAGCCGCCGACGCCTGGCTCTGGAAAATTACCTCAGTGCTCTACAGGCCAATCCTCCTCGGGTacaaacattcacacatacacatatccACACACATCTCTATATCTGTGTAATAATCCTATCAACTCTACCATCAGTCCCGTCAGGTGCTGAGCCTGCTGAAGAAATATGTCCGTGCAGAACAGAAGGATAGGCAGCACGCGCTCAAACACTACGAGCACGTCCGCACAGTTGATCCCAAGAAGGCCGCACAGATCCGAACTCAGGTACTGAAACTCATAAATACTTCTCACCATTAATGTGATGAAGAACTTGCactgttaaatttttttgtagcctaaattaaatgattaattctTTGATGGTTTATGCAAAAAATGATGATGGAGAATTGCACTCTGACTTCTAGGTTTTGACCCATCTTCGAGTGATTGATGAGAGGATGAATCAGTCATTAGGTCTACTCTATAAGGTGCCCAGTGTGGCTAATGAGATCCAAAATCAAGTCGGTAAGTCTTTCATTCTTAGAGATTGGGATTATTATGTCCAATGACTTGTGTGTTTAAAGTGCATGTTACTAAATGGTGTCATACACTATATAGCACCTCTACTTGGATATTCTAATCAGAGTGAATTATCAGATTTTGATTTCAGAAAGTTACAGGTAATGGGTGACTCATACCCTCTGCTATGTCATTGGGCTGTGCATGGTTTTTGGTTGCTATCCAAAATTAACTATGGACAGAGCATAAATTCAGTTTAATGCTCTCATACCTACAGGTCATCCCACTGAGCACAAGACATCATTTCAAAGTTGCGTGTAGTCATAGCCCCCCTTTAGCCATGAGTATCTCTGGCTAAATATGTACCACTTTTAGCCCAGGCAGTTTTGTCCATATTGCTTAATTCATCATGCAAAACTCTGATGGGCATAAGATGTACAACTTAAATCTGTTTGCTTAAATAATTGTTTGATTCATGTAGTGCTGCTGTGCATAATTATGTAGCTGTGTAGCTCAGATGACTACTAGAAGAGCTGCTGGAGTCCTGCTCTTGAGTTCAGCTCTATGTATATTCCCAAACCTGGTGAAATCTGAGCTAAAAGTGATTATTTAGTCCATCTCTTCACGTTTtgaaaaatttttttaaacaaatttagcAATGCAAACATGTCTTTAGACccattttggatgtttttttaaatccaaacaaaaactGCCCAGTGGGATAGCTCATCGAACAGAAGGTGAGACTTAATTAATACTGCCTACTACAACCTTAAAATTTACAGCAACACTATGCAGACTTTACTAATTAAGTGACCCTTCAACCTCTTGTGGTGCTGAGTGAGGACTTTTACAGCAAGTCTGAAGAGTACTAATGAATGGTGCGCTTGTAAAATACCACCCTCACACTCAAAATGCTTTTAGTAATCAGGACATTACGTGGAAGTTGCCcaacttatttttattctccTCTCACTCATTCTCACCAGTTTTGCCTCCCATCTGTCATTATGCTGCTCTCATGCTGCCTTTTCTTTACAGCAAGTATAATGCAGAGAGTTCAGGCGGAGCTGTCTCAGCAAGTCTCTTCCCTGCAGAGCGATGGGCGGGTGAGTCAAGCTGCACCCACTCACATATGCCTCGCTCATATATTGAGTGACCGCTGAATGATATGACGGATGAAACAAAGTCACGACACACAGAAACTTATGCAGAAATAGTGAAGTAAATATACAAGAAATTTATGTTACAGTAGCTGTAAAAAACTCACAGCTATAGGTatgattaatgttttttagATGCACTGTTTACAGTAGAGTTTGTGTTTAATAACATCAGAATTTAGAAGCCAAATGTGTGAttattctgttgatgttttcaaGATTCAAGAAAACCATCCACAGCAGCAtgattaatgtttttctgtgttggcAGGTGGACGGCAGGGTGAGTTACGGTAATGATGCTTTGATGCCTGATCAGACATTCAGCTCTGCCCCTATGGATCCCGGCTTGGATGGACTGGGCTTTATTCATCCAGAGAGCTTTAACCAGCCAAACACAGAGAACCACGGTAAAACACTTCATAGTTTCAGATACTAAGATTTATTCTaatgtgaataaatatttactgtgtAAGGCATATAAATATAAGACATTGTAACTCTATGTAGTTACAGTGCTGTTTGacatttgcctttttttttttttttttgcagttgagCCTGTTGACGCTCGTCCAAATCCAGACAGAGGACTTCCAACACGACCTGGTATGCTATATGTGCCGCCTATGTTCTCATTACGTCTGCACCTGcagacatattttaaatattctcacatttaaatacattatatGTGGCATGACCAACCTAAACATTTGGAGTGCAATGATTTGGGACAGTTGACAGTTGTaaaaagtttaaacatttaTAGCAATTCAGGAAATTTTGTACAGATCTTCATGGTGCCTAAATATGGATCCTAATGAGTATGAAGACTTGCCAGTTCTTCTGCCACCATCTTTCggtattttattttgtccagTGTTAGAGAATTGTCCATCTGTTGATGTTTCTCTGGCTAATTTTTGCTTCTAAGAATTTTTTGTATGTTAAAAGGCAAAATAAAGTGATATTTGTTCAATGAAGGCCTTTTCATTGGCATAAGCATTTAAACCATACCAACTACTTATTTAGTAGCATTCATCTTCATGCTTTTATACTCTGGTATGCGCTTTCGTTTGGCATGATACATGTCTTTCACACCAAAAAGGAAAATTTTCCAAAAACAAAGTGATTATTGTAAAATACTTAATAAGTGCTAATGTACTGAAGGATGTGACTCTTTATGTCATTTCTCCCTGTATGTTGAACTGTATAACTACCATGAGATTGGTTAGATATTATCAGTAAAGAACATTTGAACAGGTCAGACACACTTAGACACACTTCCCATTTCATAACCCCTGAGAAATGACAAGCAAAGGTTTTGGCGCTGTagtatttctttaatttacagAGTATTTGAGCCTATATTTTCATAAAGATAGGTTgctattttatgtgtatttacTTATATTCAATAACACGTAATACACACATATTCTGTTTCAACACCAGATTTAtgaatacttttgtttttaagacaaCTCTGTGCatgcttgttttctttaagtttctGCCCTGAAGCCAGAGGAGATGCCAGAGGTGACTGAAGTGAGAGAGAGTGTAGGTTATGAAGTTTATCCTCAAAAACTGGTATGAATACAGTTAACAATCCAACTATTGTAGTTGAATTGTTTTTCTAGTCCTACAGCAGCTCATACATTGCACTCAGtggctttgcttttttttcatggaTTAATGACAGGTGTTCTTTGCTGAGGATGTGGGGTCCAATAAGGGTGCCATAATTGGGCTTATGGTTGGAGGGGTCGTCATAGCAACGGTCATCGTCATCACTTTGGTGATGCTGCGGAAGAAACAATACACTTCTATTCATCATGGTGTAATTGAGGTAAAGCCTAAGGTTCAGCTCTGAAGCTTTTTGCTCTTGTGGTCTTTTGTACAGTTGATGCTTTACAAACTGCCCTCGTGTGTTTAAAGGTGGACGGAGCGGTGACACCAGAAGAACGTCATCTGGCCAAGATGCAGCAGAACGGCTATGAGAATCCCACTTACAAATTCTTTGAGCAGATGCAGAACTAAAGAACTTCTTGCCAACATTTCCTCCAGATATTTCCCAGCACTTGTCACCTTCTGGGCCTTTTCCATTCTTGTCCTTTGTCCCCAGCCCCCTCCATATCTTCACTTACCCTGTCCAAGGGGAGGAAAGCCATGTGAAGGCTGATTTTCATCTTTCGTAGTGAAGAGAATAAATCTTTGCATGTCTCAATCAGGGGTTTGGGTCTAAGGAAACGGGCATGGAACAAAGCCTTTTTAATCCCTTACCCCTCAATTGTACAGAGCTAAATTTTCACTTCAGCTAGTTAGACAAGGGTAGCCTGTTTCACCTGCACATGTCAGATCAGAGCCATGCGATTCCCAGACTTCCCCACACACACCTCCCCTTACCTGCATTAAGATGATGAAGGCTTTCAAAACACCTCGCCGCACGATTGAAGTGTTTCAggtttgttttacaaaaaaagaaagaaaaaaaaaaaaagcataaaaatatacTCGATCAAAATAtacaaaagctgaaaaatatttaatgtttctgtttttatgtgtaatatATTATGACAAAGATTAGCTGTAAGTATACGTAGTGCATGGCCATATTGATGACTGATAAAGTATACTGTATGTAGAGGTCTTCAAGTGGTCCTCTTTAGACATTTTAGCAGGATTGTATATTTCTAGTGTCTTCTTTGTGATCTTGTTAtatgaagaaggaaaaaaaaagtattcagAATCTGGTCTGCTTTATCGTCACACAGACTTGCTTTAACTGAATCTTGGCTCTTTCTGCTCATTTCCATGCTTCACTGTTGTGTTAGCTGCATGGGCAAAATGCTCTCTGCATATGTAATATATGAAGTGTAATAGTATCCGAAAGGAAGACGATTGTGTTACTGTTTGCGTTCTATGCACTCTGTCATTTTTAAAGGCTGAAGATTACCACCAAATGTTATTATTGCTGTTAATTCTCTTGTCGTTGCACTTTGTTTTTAGATAATTGTATCATTCCAGATTTATCACTCTGCTGTCTTGATTGTAAATATTTGGGTAATGGAGATCCATCATGTCCAAAAGTTCATTTGctccccccctttttttgtcCTAAATCCCCCAAATGTTTTTAGGCTTGCGTTTGTACTCTCAATGCGCCAGCAATATTGTACAGTGCAGGAGTCTGTGCATATTTAACAGGTAAGAATTATTGGGCCTAGAGAGATGGTTTCCAAAAGCTTTCCACATATTCCTTCACCAAATCTCAAACACTATTTTTCTACATTTGCTGTGTATACATGTACAGTGCTTCTGTTTGTCTTGTGGTGAATATTTCTTTGCCCGCATATTTGTCAAGTCTGTAAATGTCATCAAAGAGGCAACAAATGACCACATCGCCCTCCAACAGACATGTTCACCTTGTCATATATTAATGGTCAACATGAATGTGACATATTCTGCATCATTAAAAAGATACAACACATATCACCTTTATAAATGTAAAGACACTAACTGAAGCTCTTAATCAGGTGAATGTTTAAAGTTTGTATTGATGGTCACTCAGG
Protein-coding sequences here:
- the appb gene encoding amyloid beta (A4) precursor protein b isoform X2; translated protein: MGEHTAFLLLLVATLTLSSEVPVDDSVGLLTEPQVAMFCGKLNMHINVQSGKWEPDPSGTKSCISTKEGILQYCQQVYPELQITNVVEANQPVSIPNWCKKGRKQCRSHTHIVVPYRCLVGEFVSDALLVPDKCKFLHKELMDQCESHLHWHTVAKESCGDRSMNLHDYGMLLPCGIDRFRGVEFVCCPVEAERELDSMEQEGEESDVWWGGAEAEYPDNSMTRPADTEPATAEDDEDEDEEAETYDRDEDADGDEEDDEEEDVDVMDERDSDERNANIAMTTTTTTTTESVEEVVRVPTTAPSPPDAVDQYLESPGDDNEHTFFQKAKESLEARHREKMSQVMREWEEAEKKAKNLPRADKKAVIQHFQEKVEALEQEAAGERQQLVETHMARVEALLNSRRRLALENYLSALQANPPRSRQVLSLLKKYVRAEQKDRQHALKHYEHVRTVDPKKAAQIRTQVLTHLRVIDERMNQSLGLLYKVPSVANEIQNQVASIMQRVQAELSQQVSSLQSDGRVDGRVSYGNDALMPDQTFSSAPMDPGLDGLGFIHPESFNQPNTENHVEPVDARPNPDRGLPTRPVSALKPEEMPEVTEVRESVGYEVYPQKLVFFAEDVGSNKGAIIGLMVGGVVIATVIVITLVMLRKKQYTSIHHGVIEVDGAVTPEERHLAKMQQNGYENPTYKFFEQMQN
- the appb gene encoding amyloid beta (A4) precursor protein b isoform X1: MGEHTAFLLLLVATLTLSSEVPVDDSVGLLTEPQVAMFCGKLNMHINVQSGKWEPDPSGTKSCISTKEGILQYCQQVYPELQITNVVEANQPVSIPNWCKKGRKQCRSHTHIVVPYRCLVGEFVSDALLVPDKCKFLHKELMDQCESHLHWHTVAKESCGDRSMNLHDYGMLLPCGIDRFRGVEFVCCPVEAERELDSMEQEGEESDVWWGGAEAEYPDNSMTRPADTEPATAEDDEDEDEEAETYDRDEDADGDEEDDEEEDVDVMDERDSDERNANIAMTTTTTTTTESVEEVVRAVCWAPAESGPCHAMLERWYFVPKKGRCAPFLFGGCGGNRNNFMSEDYCLAVCSSSLPTTAPSPPDAVDQYLESPGDDNEHTFFQKAKESLEARHREKMSQVMREWEEAEKKAKNLPRADKKAVIQHFQEKVEALEQEAAGERQQLVETHMARVEALLNSRRRLALENYLSALQANPPRSRQVLSLLKKYVRAEQKDRQHALKHYEHVRTVDPKKAAQIRTQVLTHLRVIDERMNQSLGLLYKVPSVANEIQNQVASIMQRVQAELSQQVSSLQSDGRVDGRVSYGNDALMPDQTFSSAPMDPGLDGLGFIHPESFNQPNTENHVEPVDARPNPDRGLPTRPVSALKPEEMPEVTEVRESVGYEVYPQKLVFFAEDVGSNKGAIIGLMVGGVVIATVIVITLVMLRKKQYTSIHHGVIEVDGAVTPEERHLAKMQQNGYENPTYKFFEQMQN